The Prochlorococcus sp. MIT 1300 genome has a window encoding:
- a CDS encoding TIGR03792 family protein, protein MAQNQSLESSTEIVEVIRLSVPKTSREAWLRAEMGSWEQWLVKKNGFLGRQMFWDPNSEESTLLITWSSREAWKDIPQYEVELVQENFEGLARSYTRQLEGNPFPVVFEGEMLPQ, encoded by the coding sequence ATGGCCCAAAATCAATCTCTTGAAAGCTCTACAGAAATAGTTGAGGTGATTCGCCTTTCAGTTCCTAAGACCTCAAGGGAGGCGTGGCTTAGGGCTGAAATGGGTAGTTGGGAGCAATGGCTTGTTAAGAAGAATGGCTTTTTAGGAAGACAGATGTTTTGGGATCCGAATAGTGAAGAATCAACCTTATTAATTACTTGGTCTAGTAGAGAGGCATGGAAAGATATTCCCCAATATGAGGTTGAGTTGGTTCAAGAAAACTTTGAAGGGCTTGCTAGGAGTTATACAAGACAGTTAGAGGGGAATCCTTTCCCAGTGGTTTTTGAAGGAGAGATGCTCCCTCAGTGA